The Daphnia magna isolate NIES unplaced genomic scaffold, ASM2063170v1.1 Dm_contigs130, whole genome shotgun sequence genome contains a region encoding:
- the LOC123466986 gene encoding LOW QUALITY PROTEIN: titin-like (The sequence of the model RefSeq protein was modified relative to this genomic sequence to represent the inferred CDS: inserted 2 bases in 1 codon; deleted 1 base in 1 codon), which produces MAEADIPPLAHSLQRQQRSSGSVLSSQTPATTTISTIAVQSGATRIVVALLQSKEWLELQVLEMSPDMTRMGDCFVTSSDLLMAHQDVLRKLQSKQSPVEELLKQADQLIATQRPRAEVYAAMAESLGQAWKDLNSFLEQRRVILEYNVAFHSHAEDVIDKLASLDRETASTSSLPSDVDSIKRLRTRIEESRKSALESLRLALQDGEVLIEKLTALKNLGTLDSRPGHILTAVNAALNQVRRWLEALHDRRRRSESTFLQRRAALDQWSEVCCLRRDLAATEKRLEVLGRDSSSALGDSSATAELLLFEHNKIQPERKELQEKTLKLTHMAEELQARWRNELGGANGAEQVRKEAYALLDKTSEFLETVEQREQLLTQSIHFFRVAGTALTKLDQLEVQLTAHQAPPGSAQLAQLHAQVSRALEDATAPALHHGYSLLDIVGRSHPGAEGIRKTVELIENRGIQLGSLCTAHKEESLRITQAVRSFIEQYENLQSWLLDVIEGFLRTHTDMRGTLPEARDILDMHIQLFNDLKMKSTEIESLLRSVNPLCEMAEEIQAHEVQMKGDVLHDTWKRLCRALADRVELMQSYVRLHALAMAVQEAWDDVESRCQQFDVDEDPSVAIRQVEEIWLDGQQKYLQLSQLGRNFMADALKISDRYLDVRKACLCVESLLEYLGGRQLTVHHTQETWIETVTTIQHTRREWNNFVSIVQSVMEIHEEKEQSLYPMLPTAEDSSHGIAVQHPTCTAMVGLLEEKSKNVVNEWTATLSQLESKKLDAEQTKLSSTANQEDRSKMLGDVCLLQQRMQFRLKEYKTLVQMALGLFRNLSEVERTIEVVERKSHQHNTTYEVDQAIKDHQVTRNTIAEMIKITKQEADQFISLLRDQEPPGIAQPDVNLVEYYLMKTEDDWRKSWQTEENRLARQRQRCQFNNDLHTINVQLDDLSKQLAAMRGQYGSSLAAAKVTSQAFFQFEKTVELLEVRVETFVGTDKKMIAEDDEDRANLEVEVSQMNRKWSSFHREVGETRQQINLSIDYFTLVEEVEQSFRSGSQMLVTVARKSTQVKTPEEATTLLKEVDGFIKPQEAQLERKITKISQMAIQLYGHESSDRIQPVLQENRNMLDSFSVMNAELTTLATNLKAAEDRFKQAETQAAVQESLDAARAEAASARAAASAAEEARKAAEAAALAMKETQSPPPRPPLPASIPELPRPSAAALSSGRAPTPPKRAKPVEMPIDEPIFTTLLQDATVEESKAVQLTCRVTGQPTPSILWLKDGMAIANNPDYQTKFDERDGTCCLTIDETFADDSARFTCQASNVAGIAETTAFLRVQECAEDVLLPPEFVESLIDSTAREGQPHQLSCRVVGIPVPLISWYKNGICVDYCRDYNISFNDGLCTLSFSQVFVEDGAMFECRAANEAGDADTAAHLTVEPLEPTEVPAFKPGLSSNVMARTGQKVRLECVISAGLPKPSVLWLHNNKPVKETRDIKTLVEGNRHLLTITEAFPKDAGTYTVVARNPAGEAITTCNLAVKGRVPTETSDSELASDMEPIKPGIQQSLPAKMNVREGDKVRMDCVIVAQPEPEVIWYHKDRPVKESSDFQLIFQGDRCSLIIREAFQEDAGLYRVVAVNSAGEASSQCHLTVSPIEEKLHDEGTNSSVTLASLTAQPDPTTEPPVFKKTFGNVAVDEGGPLILDCTITGRPTPHVQWHFNDQPITASGFGFKTTKIGENQYRLSVDMARPEHGGRYKCVAESQSGVATCVADATVQPRKQDDSFVNRRAVFSQSSTVVSSQESSYRSVTRQVQQSITQVTGQAAQQMATERTEVIEKEGDDEPVMSVKQRASLFAGTEAATPKASPVQVVKKTQRKDVAPRFVTALTGVMVEPGANIQLEGILDGHPIPDVKWYKNGVELVPPEEQDRLDVSSGGQKVRLSIKQMEESDAGRYTCTARNSAGTASSTADVVVRRTQFPPVFGRRLQAQTVRSGSRVTMEVEVTGTPPPEVSWSRDDRLLSSNNDGRISTKVEGTRHWIVISKVSELDAGRYTVRAMNRAGESISTAELFVSAALVVEEPSSRKHPPLKVDVTAKPADLLPEPPPEVLYAPKSETPKSSSSGTRVDFAEKTRLLEEASKIVSPTEVPGRIRLLPMPSDSESSPPRIIRPTPPPELPPRQPSVELSKFEPFPQLEPFPFKPDPPRPEKKKPAAVPAVRKPGKFVRGESRESDYESDLEGARITPRWVPPGSDTDDTASYKKVKPKLASDGERTSRAVSKEPTPPTQFEVPAEMEGPPRPKVLPLEPEVVPPKQEEQQSQLIAAPGTQTWPRIKSPKPPSAEGLAMEKSWVPKRVESDSKTLPRLSVSPVGHLKPSPKALEMEKQWSHRFTSHNSKIWPPPPSEQEPPSIPIWTGHSSTQQTSTVIERTDQRFESVTKKSILKTATTGPTVIDQPSRHVTIQGEDEVVFAKVASVIPSEPTALKSESPQTSKKFEPFPQLEPFPFEANPPGPAVDAKKCGAPPVRKPGKFVQGQFMESDYESHLDSSRIPSRWLPAGSDTEETSSFKKIQLPKLSTDKPAERKQGKCPSPPSKYDVNPPQYVGPPRPEFKKPSPPVQTEFKLPTPLNQPESKLPTQPEGSPRKPSITGTETVQRMQMEESTRFSKRFVTVEQTTRTVQLHPADVVSXPAPAVVPAVIKRPVEQPLEPFPFVPDPPQPRKAYSPLSVVKPSKFIPAGCSRESDYESDYDGAKIRPRWTPAGSDAEYEPAYRKVQPPSSAASANKKPTTGARTPTPPSVFDQPPSFQGPPRPVISPTDVIKIKSALDKSEERPVVLVKPKAIRLPAPPITAQTGKVLQPAEEPVYCYAEPPPTAAAAQEKAASHFVQMSDAFRTKAQHFAQQVISDVKATSVIPPEVTAAEQPVEANPTVEQQPAVETTGNEPQAYHEESRQSEFGTKHIDPDTGLIYFKYDFGYEFGLVLPGEPQKVDKIETSIGKEGTIELPVLHEQTVTPTPPANNPSSTPTVATGEIQKQPAKKEMPNFKPKKFTQYKAAKWEPTDSELSDQESGKVPSCYYVERKQTYSKFQPPERSLSPQSLASSSPRDSISGPQKLPE; this is translated from the exons ATGGCCGAAGCCGACATCCCGCCTTTAGCGCATTCGCTCCAGCGGCAGCAGAGGTCATCCGGCTCCGTCCTGTCATCTCAGACGCCAGCTACGACGACCATTTCGACCATCGCCGTTCAAAGTGGCGCCACTCGTATCGTTGTTGCTCTTCTTCAG AGTAAAGAATGGCTAGAGCTGCAGGTGCTGGAAATGAGTCCAGACATGACGAGAATGGGCGATTGCTTCGTTACGTCATCCGATCTGCTGATGGCTCATCAGGACGTCCTGAGAAAGTTACAG AGCAAGCAAAGTCCAGTGGAGGAGCTGCTGAAACAAGCAGACCAACTAATTGCAACTCAACGACCTCGTGCCGAAGTCTATGCTGCAATGGCCGAATCGCTCGGGCAGGCATGGAAAGATCTTAATTCTTTCCTGGAACAACGT AGGGTCATCCTAGAATACAACGTCGCCTTTCACAG tcaCGCCGAAGATGTGATTGACAAGTTGGCTAGTTTAGATCGAGAGACGGCTAGCACGTCATCTTTACCTTCCGATGTGGACAGCATTAAAAGATTACGCACCAGAATCGAAGAAAGTCGTAAATCAGCTTTGGAGAGCCTTCGACTTGCTCTACAAGATGGTGAAGTGCTCATCGAAAAATTAACTGCCTTGAAAAATCTAGGCACGTTGGATTCTCGTCCAGGCCATATTTTAACAGCTGTCAATGCAG CGCTGAATCAAGTGAGAAGATGGTTGGAAGCCCTTCACGACCGACGCCGTCGTTCCGAGTCGACATTTTTGCAACGACGTGCAGCCCTTGATCAATGGTCGGAAGTTTGTTGTTTACGACGAGATTTGGCAGCCACCGAGAAGCGTCTAGAAGTCCTGGGACGTGACAGTAGCTCTGCACTGGGCGATTCTTCCGCCACGGCTGAACTGCTCCTATTCGAGCACAATAAAATCCAGCCGGAACGCAAAGAGCTTCAAGAGAAGACGTTAAAATTAACACACATGGCTGAGGAACTGCAGGCTCGTTGGCGTAATGAATTGGGCGGAGCTAACGGTGCCGAGCAGGTACGCAAAGAAGCGTATGCCTTACTGGACAAGACGAGCGAGTTCCTGGAAACGGTGGAGCAACGAGAACAGCTTTTGACTCAGTCGATTCATTTCTTCAGAGTCGCTGGAACAGCATTGACTAAATTGGATCAGTTGGAAGTGCAACTGACCGCTCATCAAGCCCCACCAGGTTCTGCTCAACTTGCCCAGCTTCACGCTCAAGTGTCTCGGGCTCTAGAAGACGCCACTGCACCTGCTTTGCATCATGGTTATTCTTTACTGGACATTGTCGGTCGTTCTCATCCAGGCGCCGAG GGTATCAGGAAAACCGTGGAACTTATTGAAAATCGAGGCATTCAGTTGGGTAGTCTCTGCACGGCACACAAAGAAGAGAGTCTTCGTATTACGCAAGCTGTTCGCAGTTTTATCGAACAATATGAAAAC TTGCAATCGTGGCTGCTGGATGTGATTGAAGGATTTCTCCGGACCCACACGGACATGCGTGGTACTTTGCCTGAAGCCAGGGATATATTGGACATGCATATTCAATTATTCAACGACTTGAAA ATGAAAAGCACTGAAATCGAGTCTCTACTAAGATCAGTCAATCCATTATGCGAAATGGCCGAAGAAATTCAAGCTCACGAGGTGCAGATGAAAGGAGACGTCCTGCATGACACGTGGAAGAGACTTTGTCGAGCTTTAGCCGACCGGGTGGAATTGATGCAATCCTACGTCCGATTACACGCTCTAGCTATGGCAGTTCAAGAAGCTTGGGACGATGTCGAGTCTAGATGTCAACAATTCGACGTAGATGAGGATCCTTCTGTTGCTATACGCCAAGTCGAAGAAATTTGGCTGGACGGCCAACAGAAATATTTGCAACTGAGCCAACTGGGCCGTAATTTCATGGCCGATGCCCTTAAG ATTTCCGACCGCTACTTGGATGTGAGAAAAGCCTGTCTCTGTGTAGAGAGTCTGCTCGAATATTTGGGAGGCCGGCAGTTGACCGTCCATCATACCCAGGAAACCTGGATCGAAACGGTGACTACCATCCAGCATACGCGCCGTGAATGGAACAATTTCGTTTCCATCGTCCAATCG GTGATGGAAATTCACGAAGAGAAAGAACAAAGTCTTTACCCGATGCTTCCGACGGCGGAAGATTCTAGTCATGGTATTGCCGTCCAGCATCCAACCTGCACAGCGATGGTGGGTTTGCTTGAAGAGAAATCTAAAAATGTTGTCAATGAATGGACTGCAACGCTCAGCCAGCTGGAATCGAAGAAATTAGATGCCGAACAAACTAAGCTCTCTTCAA CTGCGAACCAAGAAGATCGGTCGAAGATGTTGGGAGACGTTTGTCTGCTCCAGCAGCGGATGCAGTTCAGGTTGAAGGAGTACAAGACACTTGTTCAAATGGCTCTTGGACTTTTCAGAAACTTGTCCGAAGTGGAAAGAACGATTGAAGTCGTTGAGAGGAAATCGCATCAGCACAACACAACATACGAAGTAGATCAGGCGATCAAAGATCACCAAGTAACTCGCAACACAATCGCGGAAATGATTAAAATTACGAAGCAAGAGGCAGACCAATTCATAAGTTTACTAAGAGATCAG GAACCACCTGGAATTGCCCAGCCGGATGTGAATCTAGTCGAGTATTATTTAATGAAGACAGAAGATGATTGGCGAAAGAGTTGGCAAACGGAAGAAAATCGACTCGCTCGTCAGAGGCAGCGCTGTCAGTTCAACAATGATTTGCATACCATCAACGTCCAGCTTGATGACCTTAGCAAACAATTGGCTGCTATGCGAGGACAGTACGGATCATCTTTAGCGGCTGCCAAAGTCACTTCTCAAGCATTCTTTCAGTTCGAGAAGACAGTTGAG ttgctgGAAGTGCGGGTAGAGACGTTCGTCGGCACGGACAAGAAAATGATTGCGGAAGATGATGAAGATCGGGCCAATCTGGAAGTGGAAGTGTCTCAGATGAATCGCAAATGGAGCAGTTTCCACCGGGAAGTCGGGGAAACACGTCAACAAATTAATCTTTCCATAGATTACTTCACTCTAGTCGAAGAGGTGGAGCAATCCTTCCGGTCAGGTAGTCAGATGTTGGTTACAGTTGCTCGTAAATCGACACAAGTCAAGACGCCGGAAGAGGCGACCACGTTATTGAAAGAAGTTGACGGATTCATAAAACCTCAAGAAGCTCAACTGGAACGCAAGATAACCAAGATTTCACAGATGGCCATCCAACTTTACG GTCACGAGAGTTCTGATCGCATCCAGCCAGTGCTTCAAGAAAACCGTAACATGTTGGACTCTTTCTCGGTTATGAATGCAGAACTGACAACATTGGCTACGAATCTGAAAGCCGCTGAAGATCGTTTCAAACAAGCAGAA ACGCAAGCGGCTGTGCAGGAATCGCTGGATGCAGCCAGGGCGGAAGCGGCTTCAGCTCGAGCTGCAGCCTCTGCTGCCGAAGAAGCTCGTAAGGCGGCTGAAGCGGCCGCGTTGGCTATGAAGGAAACCCAATCACCTCCGCCACGTCCACCTCTTCCAGCCAGTATACCTGAATTGCCCAGGCCGTCAGCTGCCGCCCTCTCCTCCGGCAGGGCTCCTACGCCCCCGAAACGAGCCAAACCAGTTGAAATGCCTATCGACGAACCTATTTTTACCACTTTGCTTCAAGATGCTACGGTTGAGGAGAGTAAAGCTGTTCAACTGACGTGCAG GGTGACGGGCCAACCAACCCCATCTATTTTGTGGCTGAAAGACGGAATGGCCATCGCCAATAATCCCGACTATCAAACGAAATTTGACGAACGAGATGGCACCTGTTGTCTGACTATCGACGAAACGTTCGCCGACGATTCAGCTCGTTTTACCTGCCAAGCCAGTAATGTAGCCGGAATCGCTGAAACCACTGCTTTTCTTCGAGTTCAAG AATGCGCGGAGGATGTCTTACTACCACCGGAATTCGTCGAGTCTTTGATTGATTCGACGGCCAGAGAAGGCCAGCCTCATCAGCTCTCTTGCCGTGTCGTAGGCATTCCCGTCCCGCTGATTTCGTGGTACAAGAACGGCATCTGCGTGGACTACTGTCGTGATTACAACATCTCCTTCAACGACGGCCTGTGCACGTTAAGTTTTTCGCAAGTCTTTGTCGAAGACGGTGCCATGTTCGAATGTAGAGCCGCAAACGAGGCAGGTGACGCTGACACGGCAGCCCATCTCACCGTCGAAC CTTTGGAACCAACGGAGGTACCTGCTTTCAAACCAGGTTTGAGTAGCAACGTTATGGCTCGCACTGGCCAAAAAGTCCGTCTCGAATGCGTCATATCTGCCGGGCTGCCCAAACCTTCAGTGCTATGGTTGCACAACAACAAACCGGTCAAGGAAACCCGAGACATCAAA ACTTTGGTGGAAGGTAACAGACATTTGCTGACTATCACCGAGGCGTTTCCCAAAGATGCTGGGACGTATACGGTCGTGGCGAGAAATCCAGCGGGCGAAGCCATCACGACATGCAATTTAGCTGTCAAG GGTCGGGTTCCGACAGAAACTTCGGATTCGGAACTTGCGTCAGACATGGAACCTATCAAACCAGGTATCCAGCAAAGCTTGCCAGCCAAAATGAACGTCCGCGAAGGCGACAAAGTTAGAATGGATTGCGTCATTGTGGCTCAACCCGAACCTGAG GTAATCTGGTATCATAAAGATCGACCTGTCAAAGAATCCAGCGATTTCCAGCTCATTTTTCAAGGCGATCGTTGCTCTTTAATTATCCGCGAAGCTTTTCAAGAAGATGCCGGACTCTATAGAGTTGTGGCCGTCAATTCAGCTGGCGAAGCATCCAGCCAATGTCACCTAACCGTATCTC CGATAGAAGAGAAACTACACGATGAAGGGACTAATTCATCAGTGACTTTAGCCTCCTTGACAGCGCAACCAGATCCGACGACGGAACCGCCCGTTTTCAAAAAGACTTTTGGCAATGTAGCAGTAGACGAAGGCGGGCCATTGATCTTAGATTGCACCATTACCGGGCGACCCACGCCTCAC GTCCAATGGCATTTTAATGATCAACCCATCACCGCGTCTGGTTTCGGATTTAAAACCACTAAAATTGGGGAAAACCAGTATCGCTTGTCCGTCGATATGGCCCGTCCGGAACACGGTGGTCGCTACAAATGCGTAGCGGAAAGCCAATCGGGAGTAGCTACTTGTGTGGCAGATGCCACCGTCCAGCCGAGAAAACAAGACGACTCTTTTGTGAACCGGAGGGCCGTTTTTAGCCAATCCAGCACCGTTGTCAGTAGCCAAGAGAGCAGCTATCGTTCCGTGACTCGACAAGTCCAGCAATCGATCACGCAAGTGACGGGTCAGGCTGCCCAACAGATGGCGACTGAGCGTACGGAAGTTATCGAGAAAGAGGGAGATGATGAGCCGGTGATGTCTGTTAAACAAAGGGCGAGTCTTTTCGCTGGAACAGAAGCGGCCACGCCCAAAGCCAGTCCTGTCCAGGTGGTAAAGAAAACTCAGCGCAAAGATGTGGCTCCCAGATTCGTAACAGCTTTGACTGGCGTCATGGTGGAGCCGGGGGCCAATATCCAGCTGGAGGGCATATTGGATGGTCATCCTATTCCGGATGTCAAGTGGTACAAAAATGGCGTTGAACTTGTCCCGCCGGAAGAGCAAGATCGATTAGATGTTTCATCCGGAGGGCAGAAAGTCCGTTTGTCCATTAAACAAATGGAAGAATCCGATGCTGGGAGGTACACCTGCACGGCTAGGAATTCCGCCGGAACCGCTAGTAGCACGGCCGATGTAGTCGTTCGTCGCACCCAGTTTCC GCCCGTGTTTGGCAGACGATTGCAGGCGCAGACGGTACGTTCTGGCTCTCGAGTTACGATGGAAGTCGAAGTGACTGGAACTCCTCCGCCGGAAGTCTCTTGGAGCAGAGACGATCGTTTGTTGAGCTCCAACAATGATGGACGCATATCCACTAAAGTGGAAGGCACTCGCCACTGGATCGTCATTTCTAAAGTGTCCGAGCTGGATGCTGGACGTTACACTGTCAGGGCTATGAATCGAGCCGGAGAATCCATTAGCACGGCGGAATTGTTCGTGTCGGCTGCTCTAGTCGTTGAAGAGCCTTCCAGCCGGAAACATCCACCACTCAAAGTGGATGTGACTGCCAAACCTGCTGATTTGCTTCCAGAACCGCCACCGGAAGTGCTTTACGCGCCTAAATCTGAGACGCCTAAAAGCTCTTCTTCCGGAACTCGGGTGGATTTTGCGGAGAAAACCCGTTTGCTGGAAGAGGCCAGCAAAATAGTCAGCCCGACCGAAGTTCCAGGTCGTATTCGACTTTTACCCATGCCGTCCGACTCTGAATCTTCTCCGCCGAGAATAATCCGCCCAACTCCGCCGCCGGAATTGCCTCCTCGTCAGCCCAGCGTTGAATTGTCGAAATTCGAACCTTTTCCGCAATTGGAACCGTTTCCTTTCAAACCCGATCCCCCACGGccggaaaagaagaaaccgGCTGCTGTTCCAGCCGTGCGGAAGCCTGGGAAATTCGTTCGCGGCGAATCGCGTGAAAGCGATTACGAAAGCGATCTGGAAGGTGCGCGGATTACACCCAGATGGGTCCCGCCCGGAAGCGATACAGACGACACGGCGAGCTATAAGAAAGTCAAGCCAAAATTAGCATCGGATGGTGAACGTACGAGCCGGGCTGTTTCCAAAGAACCGACTCCGCCCACCCAGTTTGAAGTTCCAGCTGAAATGGAGGGTCCACCGCGGCCAAAAGTTCTTCCTCTAGAGCCGGAAGTTGTCCCACCCAAGCAAGAAGAACAGCAGTCGCAGCTCATTGCCGCGCCCGGCACACAAACTTGGCCCAGAATAAAATCGCCAAAACCGCCATCCGCCGAAGGCTTGGCCATGGAGAAATCGTGGGTTCCAAAACGAGTGGAAAGCGATTCCAAGACTTTGCCGAGGTTGTCGGTCAGCCCAGTGGGTCATCTGAAACCGTCGCCAAAAGCTCTCGAAATGGAAAAACAATGGAGTCATCGATTTACTAGTCACAATTCCAAAATCTGGCCGCCACCACCGTCTGAGCAAGAGCCCCCGTCCATCCCGATTTGGACGGGACACTCGTCAACGCAGCAGACCAGCACCGTGATTGAACGCACGGACCAACGATTTGAAAGTGTCACCAAGAAAAGCATTTTGAAAACTGCAACGACGGGTCCCACGGTTATCGATCAACCGTCACGACATGTCACAATCCAAGGCGAAGACGAAGTCGTTTTTGCGAAGGTTGCGTCCGTCATCCCGTCAGAGCCGACGGCCCTGAAGTCGGAGTCTCCACAGACCAGCAAAAAG TTTGAGCCGTTCCCTCAACTGGAACCTTTTCCTTTCGAGGCGAATCCTCCTGGTCCAGCAGTCGATGCCAAGAAATGTGGAGCACCGCCCGTCCGCAAACCGGGCAAATTCGTTCAAGGGCAATTTATGGAGAGTGACTACGAGAGCCATCTGGACAGCTCTCGCATTCCATCCAGATGGCTGCCTGCGGGTAGCGATACCGAAGAGACATCCAGCTTCAAGAAAATTCAACTGCCCAAGTTGTCGACTGACAAACCTGCCGAGCGGAAGCAAGGAAAGTGTCCGTCACCTCCGTCCAAGTACGACGTCAATCCTCCGCAGTATGTCGGACCTCCGCGACCGGAATTTAAGAAGCCTTCGCCTCCAGTTCAGACGGAGTTTAAACTGCCTACCCCACTTAATCAGCCCGAGTCTAAACTGCCTACTCAGCCGGAAGGGTCTCCCAGAAAGCCGTCCATTACGGGAACGGAGACTGTCCAGCGAATGCAGATGGAAGAGTCGACTCGTTTCAGTAAACGATTTGTCACAG TTGAGCAGACGACTAGAACTGTCCAATTGCACCCGGCTGATGTTGTTAG ACCAGCGCCAGCTGTTGTTCCAGCGGTTATTAAGCGTCCGGTAGAACAGCCTCTGGAACCTTTTCCTTTCGTGCCCGATCCACCTCAACCGAGAAAAGCCTATTCTCCGTTGTCGGTCGTTAAGCCCAGCAAGTTCATTCCGGCTGGATGCTCTAGAGAAAGCGATTACGAAAGCGATTATGATGGTGCAAAAATCAGGCCTAGATGGACGCCGGCCGGCAGCGATGCAGAGTACGAACCTGCCTACCGTAAGGTCCAGCCGCCATCGTCTGCCGCAAGTGCCAATAAGAAACCGACTACTGGAGCACGAACGCCTACACCACCGTCTGTATTCGATCAGCCGCCCAGTTTTCAAGGCCCGCCTCGCCCAGTCATTAGCCCGACAGATGTGATTAAAATCAAATCGGCACTTGACAAGTCTGAGGAGAGGCCCGTCGTACTAGTCAAACCGAAAGCCATTCGTCTGCCAGCTCCGCCAATAACCGCCCAGACGGGTAAGGTTTTGCAGCCGGCCGAAGAACCCGTTTATTGCTATGCCGAGCCACCACCCACTGCTGCTGCCGCTC AGGAGAAGGCGGCTTCGCATTTCGTCCAGATGTCTGACGCTTTCCGAACGAAAGCCCAGCATTTCGCCCAGCAAGTCATTTCGGACGTCAAAGCGACCAGCGTTATTCCTCCTGAGGTGACAGCAGCCGAACAGCCGGTAGAAGCTAATCCCACTGTCGAACAACAGCCAGCAGTTGAAACGACGGGCAATGAGCCACAAGCCTATCACGAAGAAAGTCGGCAGTCAGAGTTCG GTACGAAGCACATCGATCCAGACACGGGTCTAATCTATTTCAAGTACGATTTCGGTTACGAATTCGGTCTTGTGCTGCCCGGTGAGCCGCAAAAAGTAGACAAGATTGAAACAAGCATTGGCAAGGAAGGAACTATTGAGCTTCCCGTTTTACACGAGCAAACAGTCACACCAACACCGCCAGCAAACAACCCTTCTTCTACACCAACCGTTGCAACTGGGGAGATTCAAAAGCAGCCTGCTAAGAAAGAGATGCCAAACTTTAAACCAAAGAAATTTACGCAATACAAAGCTGCTAAGTGGGAGCCCACTGACAGTGAGTTATCTGATCAGGAGAGTGGGAAAGTACCTTCGTGTTACTACGTCGAAAGGAAACAGACCTACAGTAAATTCCAGCCTCCAGAACGTAGTCTCAGCCCACAATCCCTGGCATCCAGTTCCCCTCGAGATAGCATTTCTGGACCTCAAAAGCTGCCAG AATAG
- the LOC123466987 gene encoding adult-specific rigid cuticular protein 15.7-like, which yields MKSTIACLLVLAVATQAQYFGNYGYGLGGYGAYYGGYYPYNGVVRAAAVPAAYPVAYGYPSFSASQYHAQDELGQARFGYAHPGQAATNIQDAFGNQVGSYAYFNPEGKEVRVSYTADSRGFRVLSNDLPVAPVSNLVAPVPVQDTPEVAQAKAEHAAAVTAAKSGVVPAAPVAAAVALPAPVQDTPEVAAAKAEFAIKYAEAKAAATPVVAPVRAKRQILSYGAAPFAYNYPGYAAAPFAYNFAAPAVVAAPAVPVREATLTKTILTPGHAVAYRVD from the exons ATGAAGTCCACG ATTGCTTGCCTGTTGGTGTTGGCTGTTGCCACCCAAGCTCAATACTTTGGCAACTACGGATACGGACTTGGTGGATATGGCGCATACTACGGAGGATACTACCCCTACAACGGTGTTGTTCGCGCTGCTGCCGTTCCCGCTGCCTACCCCGTTGCTTATGGTTACCCATCTTTCTCCGCCAGCCAGTACCACGCACAGGATGAGCTCGGCCAGGCCCGTTTCGGCTATGCCCACCCAGGACAGGCCGCTACCAACATTCAAGATGCTTTCGGCAACCAAGTCGGAAGCTACGCTTACTTCAACCCAGAGGGTAAAGAGGTCCGCGTTTCCTACACCGCCGATTCCCGAGGCTTCCGCGTCCTCTCAAACGACCTGCCCGTTGCCCCAGTCTCCAACTTGGTAGCACCCGTCCCAGTCCAGGACACCCCCGAAGTTGCCCAAGCCAAGGCTGAACACGCTGCCGCTGTTACCGCCGCCAAGTCTGGAGTCGTCCCTGCTGCCCCCGTTGCTGCCGCTGTTGCCCTTCCAGCTCCAGTTCAGGACACACCCGAGGTAGCCGCTGCCAAGGCGGAATTCGCCATCAAATACGCCGAAGCCAAAGCTGCCGCTACTCCGGTTGTTGCTCCAGTCCGCGCTAAACGCCAGATCCTGAGCTACGGTGCCGCTCCATTCGCTTACAACTACCCCGGCTACGCCGCTGCTCCTTTCGCTTACAATTTCGCAGCTCCCGCTGTCGTGGCTGCCCCAGCAGTGCCCGTCCGTGAGGCCACTCTGACCAAAACCATCCTCACCCCCGGACATGCTGTTGCTTACCGCGTCGATTAA